A part of Aegilops tauschii subsp. strangulata cultivar AL8/78 chromosome 2, Aet v6.0, whole genome shotgun sequence genomic DNA contains:
- the LOC141040911 gene encoding uncharacterized protein, with protein MAGSHASDAGSDSGELPHGSAPLPATFPPPTSSPLPTTISPLPISTAPPATASLNLTVSPLGAALSDGASSSTAPPPSIHAVNIGAHIDFKLDPISDNYSKWRRIMSFILRKSSVESHVLVHSEPLQQTAQWRYDDLQILLMIYGTITDELYDVISAKDITAYHAWVLLDAFFRDNLAGRAVHVGAAFRSTVQGDLWIGEFCRRLKALADELDNLDEHVSDKTLTLELIRGLSPRFQVMASLLPMQVPFPNFVQARSRLML; from the coding sequence ATGGCCGGCTCTCATGCCTCCGACGCCGGCTCTGACTCCGGGGAACTGCCCCATGGCAGCGCGCCGTTGCCTGCTACTTTTCCCCCTCCCACCTCCTCTCCACTACCCACCACCATCAGTCCGCTACCCATTAGCACCGCTCCCCCAGCCACCGCTTCGCTGAACCTCACCGTGTCACCGCTGGGGGCAGCCCTCTCTgacggcgcctcctcctccactGCGCCGCCGCCATCGATCCACGCCGTCAACATCGGGGCGCACATCGACTTCAAGCTGGATCCCATCTCCGACAACTACTCGAAGTGGCGCCGCATCATGTCCTTCATCCTTCGCAAGTCCAGCGTGGAGAGCCACGTCCTCGTCCACTCCGAGCCCCTCCAGCAGACGGCTCAGTGGCGCTATGATGATCTTCAGATCCTTCTCATGATCTACGGTACGATTACCGATGAGCTCTATGATGTCATTTCTGCCAAAGATATCACCGCATATCACGCCTGGGTTCTCCTCGATGCCTTCTTCCGCGATAACCTCGCGGGCCGCGCCGTTCACGTCGGCGCCGCGTTCCGGTCCACGGTCCAGGGTGACCTCTGGATCGGTGAGTTCTGCCGGCGCCTCAAGGCGCTAGCCGACGAGCTCGACAACCTCGACGAGCACGTCTCAGACAAGACTCTGACCCTGGAGCTCATCCGCGGGCTCTCTCCGCGGTTCCAGGTGATGGCGTCGCTGCTGCCGATGCAGGTCCCGTTTCCCAACTTCGTCCAGGCCCGCTCCAGGCTGATGCTGTAG
- the LOC109742113 gene encoding NADH dehydrogenase [ubiquinone] flavoprotein 1, mitochondrial, protein MALRWALLRSAEISPGRKAALEYLHSLSKAQPTRSISCTGLHPAGRSFSTQAATTSSTPQPPPPPPPPEKTHFGDLKDEDRIFTNLYGLHDPFLKGAMKRGDWYRTKDLVIKGADWIVNEMKKSGLRGRGGAGFPSGLKWSFMPKVSDGRPSYLVVNADESEPGTCKDREIMRHDPHKLLEGCLIAGVGMRASAAYIYIRGEYVNERLNLEKARQEAYASGLLGKNACGSGYDFDVHIHFGAGAYICGEETALLESLEGKQGKPRLKPPFPANAGLYGCPTTVTNVETVAVSPTILRRGPEWFASFGRKNNSGTKLYCISGHVNKPCTVEEEMSIPLKELIEKHCGGVRGGWDNLLAVIPGGSSVPLLPKHICDDVLMDYDALKAVQSGLGTAAVMVMDKSTDVVDAIARLSYFYKHESCGQCTPCREGTGWLWMIMERLKVGNAKLEEIDMLQEVTKQIEGHTICALGDAAAWPVQGLIRHFRPELERRIRDRADSELLMAASA, encoded by the exons ATGGCGCTGCGGTGGGCGCTGCTTAGATCGGCGGAGATCTCTCCCGGTCGCAAG GCTGCACTTGAGTACTTGCATTCTCTATCAAAGGCACAGCCTACTCGTTCTATCTCATGTACTGGCCTGCATCCTGCTGGCAGATCATTCAGCACCCAGGCTGCTACTACATCAAGCACACCACAGCCTCCACCACCACCCCCACCTCCAGAGAAGACTCACTTTGGTGACCTTAAAGATGAAGATCGTATTTTCACCAACCTCTATGGTCTTCATGACCCTTTCCTGAAAGGTGCAATGAAGAGAGGTGACTGGTATAGAACCAAGGATTTAGTGATTAAAGGGGCAGACTGGATAGTGAATGAAATGAAGAAATCAGGTCTACGAGGGCGCGGAGGTGCAGGTTTTCCGTCTGGCCTCAAATGGTCCTTCATGCCCAAAGTGTCTGATGGACGCCCTTCTTATCTTGTTGTTAATGCTGATGAGAGTGAACCAGGAACTTGTAAAGACAGGGAAATCATGCGTCATGACCCCCACAAGCTTCTGGAAGGGTGCCTGATTGCTGGAGTTGGAATGAGGGCATCAGCTGCTTACATCTACATTCGAGGTGAATATGTGAATGAGCGTCTGAACCTTGAGAAAGCTCGGCAGGAAGCATATGCATCAGGACTTCTTGGTAAGAACGCTTGCGGGTCAGGCTATGATTTTGATGTACATATACATTTTGGTGCTGGTGCCTACATTTGTGGTGAAGAGACTGCCCTACTGGAGAGCCTTGAAGGCAAGCAGGGTAAACCAAGGctgaaaccacctttccctgccAATGCTGGGCTGTATGGCTGCCCCACAACTGTCACAAATGTTGAAACTGTTGCTGTGTCTCCAACAATTCTTAGGCGTGGCCCAGAATGGTTTGCGAGTTTTGGACGCAAGAATAACTCGGGAACAAAACTTTACTGCATCTCAGGTCATGTGAACAAACCTTGTACCGTTGAGGAGGAAATGAGTATACCTCTGAAGGAATTGATCGAGAAGCACTGTGGAGGTGTGAGAGGAGGATGGGACAACCTGCTTGCAGTTATCCCTGGCGGTTCATCTGTTCCTCTGTTGCCAAAGCACATATGTGATGACGTGTTGATGGACTATGATGCACTAAAGGCTGTACAGTCCGGATTAGGCACTGCAGCAGTTATGGTGATGGACAAATCCACAGATGTAGTTGATGCGATTGCTAGACTGTCATACTTCTATAAGCATGAGAGCTGTGGGCAGTGCACGCCTTGCCGTGAGGGTACAGGATGGCTCTGGATGATCATGGAGAGGCTCAAAGTGGGCAATGCAAAGCTAGAAGAGATCGATATGCTTCAGGAGGTGACGAAGCAGATTGAAGGCCACACGATCTGCGCCCTCGGGGATGCTGCAGCATGGCCTGTGCAGGGTCTTATCAGGCACTTCAGGCCTGAGCTGGAAAGGAGGATCCGCGATCGAGCTGATAGCGAGCTGCTGATGGCAGCTTCTGCATGA